A genomic segment from Halomonas sp. TA22 encodes:
- a CDS encoding flagella synthesis protein FlgN yields the protein MSLAAHLTRQHQRLEALVTSLLEEREALIPGQIDGQRLNGIATIKQELLAELDQLEAQRRKAQHKLGYADGLSGAEEAARDYDCLGEWSKMRELTERARRLNELNGELIQGRLRLNQRTLNFLHDVTGKTLYGPDGQAPRQRFANVSSKV from the coding sequence ATGAGTCTCGCCGCCCATCTCACCCGCCAGCATCAGCGCCTCGAGGCACTGGTAACCAGTTTGCTCGAGGAGCGTGAAGCCCTCATACCGGGGCAGATCGATGGGCAGCGTCTCAATGGCATCGCCACCATCAAGCAGGAGCTGCTCGCTGAACTTGATCAGCTCGAGGCTCAGCGGCGAAAGGCCCAGCATAAACTCGGCTATGCCGATGGTCTGTCAGGCGCAGAAGAGGCGGCACGCGATTACGACTGCCTCGGCGAGTGGAGTAAGATGCGCGAGCTCACCGAACGTGCGCGGCGTCTCAACGAACTCAATGGCGAATTGATACAAGGCCGACTACGCCTCAATCAGCGCACACTCAACTTTCTACACGACGTGACAGGCAAGACGTTGTATGGCCCCGATGGCCAAGCTCCGCGCCAGCGCTTTGCCAACGTCTCCTCCAAGGTCTAG
- the queC gene encoding 7-cyano-7-deazaguanine synthase QueC: MSCPSNASPAAHPRAVVIYSGGMDSYTVLHRILKEGYEVHALSFDYGQRHACELDVARRVCQRLGIAHQVIDIRAIHGLIDNSALTDASRALPAGEYDGSNMAATVVPNRNMILLSLAIAQAVNIGADKVFYGAHGGDHVLYPDCRPEFVERMNDVAAIANFDAIQVVAPYLHVSKTDILADGLAMQLDYSQTWTCYLGGSLACGECGSCQERLAAFRDNDREDPLSYFRRPESSTAVPEPGRSGKDV, translated from the coding sequence ATGTCTTGTCCCTCTAACGCTTCTCCCGCTGCCCACCCTCGCGCTGTCGTGATCTACTCCGGCGGCATGGACTCCTATACCGTATTGCATCGTATCCTGAAGGAAGGCTATGAAGTGCATGCCCTGTCGTTCGACTACGGCCAACGCCACGCCTGTGAACTCGACGTCGCCCGGCGCGTCTGCCAGCGTCTCGGAATTGCCCATCAGGTCATCGATATTCGCGCCATCCATGGGTTGATCGACAATTCGGCACTGACCGATGCCAGCCGCGCCCTACCTGCCGGCGAGTATGACGGCAGCAACATGGCAGCCACGGTGGTGCCCAATCGCAACATGATCCTGCTATCGCTGGCCATTGCCCAGGCGGTCAACATCGGAGCTGACAAGGTCTTCTATGGCGCTCATGGAGGTGATCATGTGCTCTATCCCGATTGCCGCCCTGAGTTCGTCGAGCGCATGAACGATGTTGCCGCTATCGCCAATTTCGACGCCATCCAGGTCGTGGCACCCTACCTGCATGTCAGCAAGACCGATATCCTGGCCGACGGGCTGGCCATGCAGCTCGACTACTCGCAGACCTGGACCTGCTATCTGGGCGGCTCACTGGCATGTGGCGAGTGCGGCAGCTGTCAGGAGCGCTTGGCGGCCTTCAGAGACAATGACCGCGAGGATCCGTTGAGCTATTTCCGGCGGCCTGAGTCTTCCACGGCGGTGCCGGAGCCTGGCAGGAGCGGCAAGGATGTATAG
- a CDS encoding GGDEF domain-containing protein, producing the protein MLQTADPLKRNSTSFANTFTDLPDTLRDQLALVSPLPSLPSSVLKVINLAQSADSGLHEYASAIEQDPALTLRLLSMANSVFHAPALPTVTCQDAVSRLGLDATLSIALGFGLANTSLPKDDSRLDLTHFWQRSLLAALIAQRLARYHRLPTSGCAFTLGLLQDIGMLALDACVPTLYGELYESSDDHVSLCKRERALWGCDHALIGGWLAAQWQLPARLVKGITSSHANLEEESLLQRCIIASGTMADAWLAPIPALELAVVLPQITHALALDDVTFDQLVVSLQIELPRLSTLMALTQPSGFDARQILFEAKQLLHTHSLRLNKQLTIQQKELQKLRDSHAALDQRVRFDGLTRLYNRPYLEKLLGEHFERARCNAISLAVIFIDLDHFKKLNDEHGHRLGDEVLKAFAELLKEQLDEQILGGRYGGEEFLLFMPGAGNAQALEVAERLSHRLAERPLADTGTRHLYVTASIGIANLDDGDFADVFDLIHAADQGMYLSKRGGRAKISLYQPSVSPASPPKA; encoded by the coding sequence GTGTTGCAAACCGCCGACCCTTTGAAGCGTAATAGCACCAGTTTCGCCAACACCTTTACGGATTTGCCCGACACACTGCGTGACCAACTTGCGCTCGTCTCTCCTCTGCCCTCGCTCCCCTCATCAGTCCTGAAGGTCATCAATTTAGCGCAGTCGGCAGACAGCGGTCTGCATGAGTACGCCTCTGCCATCGAACAGGATCCCGCATTGACACTGCGCCTGCTCTCCATGGCCAACAGTGTCTTTCATGCTCCCGCCCTGCCCACCGTCACCTGCCAGGATGCGGTATCCCGGCTCGGGCTGGATGCGACGCTATCGATAGCGCTCGGGTTTGGCCTTGCCAACACCTCCCTGCCGAAGGACGATAGCCGCCTCGATCTGACTCACTTCTGGCAACGCTCACTGCTCGCAGCCCTCATTGCCCAGCGCCTTGCCCGCTACCACCGCCTGCCCACGTCAGGGTGCGCCTTTACTCTTGGCTTGCTGCAAGACATTGGCATGCTCGCGCTGGATGCATGCGTCCCAACACTCTATGGAGAGCTGTACGAGAGCAGCGACGATCATGTTTCACTTTGCAAGCGTGAGAGAGCGTTATGGGGATGCGACCATGCATTGATAGGGGGCTGGCTAGCGGCCCAGTGGCAACTTCCCGCCAGGCTGGTCAAGGGAATTACCTCAAGCCATGCCAATCTCGAAGAGGAGAGTCTTCTTCAGCGCTGCATCATCGCTTCCGGCACGATGGCCGACGCCTGGCTGGCACCGATCCCCGCACTCGAACTGGCCGTGGTACTGCCGCAAATCACCCATGCCCTGGCCCTCGATGACGTCACTTTCGATCAGTTGGTGGTGTCGTTGCAGATCGAACTGCCCCGCCTTTCGACCCTGATGGCGCTGACCCAACCATCAGGTTTCGATGCCCGCCAGATTCTGTTCGAGGCAAAGCAGCTGCTCCATACCCACAGCCTGCGGCTAAACAAGCAACTGACCATCCAACAAAAAGAGCTCCAGAAGCTCAGGGATAGCCACGCGGCGCTCGATCAGCGTGTGCGCTTCGATGGCCTGACGCGCCTCTATAACCGGCCTTATCTCGAAAAGCTGCTTGGCGAACATTTTGAGCGGGCACGTTGCAATGCCATCTCACTGGCCGTGATCTTCATCGACCTGGACCACTTCAAGAAGCTCAACGACGAGCATGGCCATCGACTGGGAGATGAGGTACTGAAGGCATTCGCCGAGTTGCTCAAGGAGCAGCTAGACGAACAGATATTGGGAGGGCGTTATGGAGGCGAGGAATTTCTCCTGTTCATGCCAGGTGCAGGCAATGCTCAAGCGCTCGAGGTTGCCGAGCGCTTGAGCCACCGCTTGGCAGAGCGCCCTTTGGCCGATACTGGTACCCGCCACCTCTATGTCACCGCATCGATCGGCATTGCTAATCTCGACGATGGTGACTTCGCCGATGTCTTCGACTTGATTCATGCCGCCGACCAGGGCATGTACCTCTCCAAGCGTGGCGGGCGAGCGAAGATCTCCCTCTACCAGCCGAGTGTCTCCCCCGCCTCCCCTCCCAAAGCATGA
- a CDS encoding 6-carboxytetrahydropterin synthase: MTLFVNRLTQMDVSVWCPKRGLTGASWHVDVELDGELGEDGMLFDFGEVKPWIKSRLDSGADHTLLVPTRAAGISVQECQEGLSIRTRLPYVMEVRGPRQAFTLLPWQEITPDRLAEHFAHEMMRRPPPRVNAIRLRLRDETIAGAAYTYSHGLKRHAGNCQRIAHGHRSRLVIWKNGQRDPALEARWAAILDDRYLVDVEDIVERGEAETVDQSLLTTRYRSAQGRFVLRLPKARCEILPTPTTVEHIAAWLAERIARESGASIRVQAFEGVDKGAFAEAQGR; this comes from the coding sequence ATGACACTGTTCGTTAATCGCCTGACCCAAATGGATGTCAGTGTATGGTGCCCGAAGCGCGGTCTGACCGGCGCCAGCTGGCATGTCGATGTCGAGCTCGATGGCGAGCTGGGCGAAGATGGCATGCTGTTCGACTTCGGCGAGGTCAAGCCTTGGATCAAGTCGCGCCTCGACAGCGGCGCCGACCATACCTTGCTGGTCCCGACCCGCGCGGCGGGAATCAGCGTGCAGGAGTGTCAGGAAGGCCTGTCGATTCGAACGCGGCTGCCCTATGTCATGGAAGTTCGCGGCCCGCGTCAGGCCTTTACGCTTCTGCCGTGGCAGGAGATCACCCCCGATCGGCTGGCGGAGCATTTCGCGCATGAGATGATGCGACGCCCACCGCCACGAGTGAATGCCATCCGCTTGAGGTTACGTGACGAGACCATCGCCGGCGCCGCCTATACCTATAGTCATGGGCTGAAGCGCCATGCCGGCAACTGCCAGCGTATCGCCCATGGGCATCGCTCACGGCTGGTGATCTGGAAAAACGGTCAGCGCGACCCGGCGCTCGAAGCCCGCTGGGCCGCCATTCTCGATGACCGCTACCTGGTGGACGTCGAAGATATTGTCGAGCGAGGCGAGGCGGAAACGGTTGATCAGAGCTTGTTGACCACGCGCTACCGCTCCGCACAGGGGCGCTTCGTGCTGCGCTTGCCCAAGGCGCGTTGCGAGATACTTCCAACGCCCACCACCGTCGAGCACATCGCCGCCTGGCTTGCGGAGAGGATTGCCAGGGAAAGCGGCGCATCGATACGCGTCCAGGCTTTCGAAGGAGTCGACAAGGGTGCCTTCGCCGAGGCCCAGGGGCGATGA
- a CDS encoding TVP38/TMEM64 family protein, producing the protein MSRARDSEARFQWRWIAIGGSLIMAILLWIWQSPDLSAFRHWAEEASHHPLTMLAVMLIMAVTLAVGLPGSIGLWLIAPFHPPWIATLMLLIGSLGGALGAYWLAARFRQRMTPKGLTKRIMTLMSERSDAFTQCAFRILPGFPHSVINYAAGLLRLPLGTFVVAALLGLGVKWAVYASAIHGALEAVESGDAFSIDVLLPLIALTLLLLMGAWVRRRVERRRSE; encoded by the coding sequence ATGAGTCGGGCAAGAGACAGTGAGGCGAGATTTCAGTGGCGTTGGATCGCCATCGGTGGGTCGTTGATCATGGCGATCCTGCTTTGGATATGGCAGTCGCCGGATCTGAGTGCCTTCCGGCATTGGGCCGAGGAGGCCTCCCATCACCCCCTTACCATGCTGGCAGTGATGCTGATCATGGCGGTAACCCTTGCAGTGGGTCTGCCGGGCAGTATCGGGCTATGGTTGATCGCACCGTTTCATCCGCCCTGGATTGCTACTCTGATGCTACTCATCGGTAGCCTTGGGGGGGCGCTCGGCGCCTACTGGCTGGCGGCTCGCTTTCGCCAGCGCATGACGCCCAAGGGACTTACCAAACGTATCATGACGCTGATGAGTGAGCGTAGCGATGCCTTCACTCAATGCGCCTTTCGTATCCTTCCCGGCTTTCCTCACTCCGTCATCAATTATGCGGCGGGTCTGCTCAGGCTGCCGCTAGGTACCTTTGTCGTGGCGGCACTGCTTGGGTTAGGCGTCAAGTGGGCGGTCTACGCCAGCGCTATACATGGTGCACTAGAGGCGGTGGAGAGCGGAGATGCCTTTAGCATCGATGTCCTGCTTCCCTTGATAGCATTGACACTGCTGCTACTCATGGGCGCCTGGGTGCGTCGTCGGGTCGAGCGCAGGCGCAGTGAATGA
- a CDS encoding SRPBCC family protein: protein MATIEHTAIVHAPPERVFALLERVEDFADYSDLIEAVEPLGNQRYRWHIRAVGMDWTFDVTITEKSAPERLAWESLDGVRNEGCYRLRAVPEGTEVSLSVSYHIKNRLVQSTVNRAAKPLVAKVGRQILERVEARL, encoded by the coding sequence ATGGCGACCATTGAACATACGGCCATTGTGCATGCCCCGCCCGAGCGGGTGTTCGCTCTGCTCGAACGCGTCGAGGACTTCGCGGATTATTCGGACCTGATCGAGGCCGTCGAGCCGCTTGGGAATCAGCGCTATCGCTGGCACATTCGTGCAGTAGGGATGGACTGGACCTTCGATGTAACGATCACCGAGAAAAGTGCACCCGAGCGGCTGGCCTGGGAGTCGCTCGATGGGGTGCGCAATGAAGGCTGCTATCGCTTGCGGGCAGTGCCGGAGGGTACCGAGGTGTCGCTGAGCGTGAGCTATCACATCAAGAATCGCCTGGTGCAGAGCACGGTCAATCGTGCGGCCAAACCCCTGGTAGCCAAGGTCGGCCGGCAGATACTCGAGCGTGTCGAGGCGAGGCTATAG
- the flgA gene encoding flagellar basal body P-ring formation chaperone FlgA: MSCTTLALRWSLSLLACLLGLALALSAEANSTAQTELTDRVNAFLYEQSQSLGSEVHIEVHPPSAHLPACIDPQPFLPHANATLNGRVSVGVRCGDQGGQVRYMQATVTVIGEYVTVRRDLAPGTILDAGMLELREASMGRMPRDVITDMSQAVGQQAARPLREGMPLTSQLLREIYLVERGARVRIEASGSGFSISREGEALDSGAMGSEVRVRLDNRDMLRARVSGHNRLEVIY; the protein is encoded by the coding sequence ATGTCTTGCACCACTCTTGCCTTGCGCTGGTCCCTATCGCTGCTTGCCTGCCTGCTGGGCCTTGCCCTTGCATTGAGCGCCGAAGCCAACAGCACCGCCCAGACCGAGCTGACCGATCGGGTTAACGCCTTCCTTTACGAGCAGAGCCAGTCGCTGGGAAGCGAAGTGCATATCGAAGTTCACCCCCCATCGGCGCACCTTCCGGCCTGCATCGATCCGCAGCCCTTCCTGCCGCATGCCAATGCCACGCTTAACGGTCGTGTCTCGGTAGGGGTACGCTGCGGTGACCAAGGAGGGCAGGTGCGCTATATGCAAGCAACGGTGACTGTGATTGGCGAGTACGTGACCGTTCGACGCGACCTCGCTCCCGGCACGATTCTCGATGCCGGGATGCTGGAACTGCGCGAAGCCTCAATGGGACGCATGCCCCGCGATGTCATTACCGACATGAGCCAGGCGGTAGGCCAGCAGGCCGCCAGACCCCTGCGCGAGGGCATGCCGCTGACGTCTCAGCTGTTGCGGGAAATTTACCTGGTCGAGCGTGGCGCCAGGGTTCGCATCGAAGCGAGTGGCAGCGGCTTCTCCATCAGCCGTGAAGGCGAGGCGCTGGATAGCGGTGCCATGGGCAGCGAAGTCCGGGTACGCCTCGATAACCGCGACATGTTGAGAGCCCGGGTCAGCGGCCACAATCGTCTAGAAGTGATTTACTAA
- the flgC gene encoding flagellar basal body rod protein FlgC — MSMFSVFDISGSAMSAQAQRMNVTASNLANADSVAGPDGQAYRAKQVMFETQAQGRHGTGGVRVSQVVDDPSPMRLEYRPEHPLANEEGYVTMPNVEPVHEMVNMISASRSYQANVEVMNTSKQMMLKTLTLGEG; from the coding sequence ATGTCGATGTTTTCCGTATTCGATATATCCGGTTCGGCGATGAGCGCCCAGGCGCAGCGCATGAACGTTACCGCCAGCAACCTGGCCAATGCCGATAGCGTGGCCGGTCCGGATGGCCAGGCGTACCGCGCCAAGCAGGTGATGTTCGAGACACAGGCGCAGGGGCGTCACGGCACCGGTGGGGTGCGAGTCTCTCAAGTGGTCGATGACCCAAGCCCGATGCGCTTGGAGTACCGTCCCGAGCATCCGCTGGCCAATGAGGAGGGCTATGTGACCATGCCCAACGTCGAGCCGGTCCATGAAATGGTCAACATGATCTCTGCGTCGCGCTCCTACCAGGCCAACGTCGAGGTGATGAACACCAGCAAGCAGATGATGCTCAAGACATTGACGCTGGGCGAGGGCTAA
- the flgM gene encoding flagellar biosynthesis anti-sigma factor FlgM, whose amino-acid sequence MKIDSSHPLNRTNQSELSGAPKSTPSTAGSKASTPAAVTHLSQSGANSSQDIDSARVEEIRQAISEGRLEIHAERIADGLLNSIRDMLNDNSGSSR is encoded by the coding sequence GTGAAAATCGATAGCTCCCATCCGCTGAATCGCACCAATCAGAGTGAGTTGAGCGGCGCTCCCAAGAGCACACCCAGCACCGCCGGCAGCAAGGCCAGCACACCGGCGGCAGTCACCCATTTGAGCCAGTCCGGCGCTAACAGCAGCCAGGATATCGATAGCGCTCGTGTCGAGGAGATACGCCAGGCAATCAGTGAGGGCCGCCTGGAGATCCACGCCGAGCGCATCGCCGATGGTCTGCTAAACAGCATCCGCGACATGCTCAACGACAATTCAGGTTCCTCACGCTAA
- a CDS encoding YkgJ family cysteine cluster protein, translating into MTEHSANGCRPGCGACCIAPSITSPIPGMPHGKPAGVRCIQLDKRNLCRLFGQPLRPTVCHLFDYDDELCGDSRLQALERIAALELAT; encoded by the coding sequence ATGACGGAACACAGCGCGAACGGCTGCCGCCCTGGCTGCGGCGCCTGCTGTATCGCACCCTCGATCACCTCGCCGATACCGGGCATGCCCCATGGCAAACCAGCCGGAGTTCGCTGCATTCAGCTCGATAAACGCAACCTGTGTCGTCTGTTTGGCCAGCCACTGCGTCCCACCGTGTGCCACCTGTTCGATTACGATGACGAGCTATGCGGCGATAGCCGTCTCCAGGCGCTTGAGCGCATCGCGGCGCTGGAGCTTGCCACCTGA
- the flgB gene encoding flagellar basal body rod protein FlgB — protein MIDQLDGALRFHQEALNLRAERHEVLASNIANADTPNYKARDMDFSRELSRVMESGRQSGSGMALATTSARHIEARSSAPAIQELLYRIPDQPSLDGNTVDMDRERTQFADNAVRYQAALTMINSRIQGLKTAMQPE, from the coding sequence ATGATCGATCAGCTCGATGGTGCCCTGCGCTTTCATCAGGAGGCTTTGAACCTCCGTGCCGAGCGTCATGAGGTACTGGCAAGCAATATCGCCAATGCCGATACGCCCAACTACAAGGCGCGTGACATGGACTTTTCCCGCGAACTGTCTCGGGTGATGGAGAGCGGCCGCCAGAGTGGCAGCGGTATGGCACTCGCCACCACCTCGGCCCGGCACATAGAGGCCAGGAGTTCCGCTCCTGCCATTCAGGAGTTGCTGTATCGCATCCCGGATCAGCCAAGTCTCGATGGCAACACTGTGGATATGGACCGCGAGCGTACCCAATTCGCCGATAACGCGGTGCGTTACCAGGCCGCCCTGACCATGATCAACAGCCGTATCCAGGGTCTGAAGACCGCGATGCAGCCCGAATAA
- the queE gene encoding 7-carboxy-7-deazaguanine synthase, whose translation MYSVKEAFYTLQGEGAQAGRASVFCRFSGCNLWSGRSRDRQASICRFCDTDFIGTNGPGGGRFATAEHLAVHLAALWPDDAGSAIPYAVFTGGEPLLQLDTPLIDAMHEHGFEVAVETNGTLPAPRGIDWLCVSPKGTSELKILSGNELKLVYPQADAPPERFESLAFDHFYLQPMDLRPQGIANDTLSDTLDYCLTSPQWRLSMQIHKIAGFA comes from the coding sequence ATGTATAGCGTCAAGGAAGCCTTCTATACCCTTCAGGGAGAAGGCGCCCAGGCGGGTCGAGCCAGTGTGTTCTGCCGCTTCAGCGGCTGCAATCTCTGGTCTGGCCGTAGCAGGGATCGACAGGCGAGCATTTGCCGATTCTGCGATACCGACTTCATCGGCACCAATGGCCCCGGCGGCGGCCGCTTTGCCACAGCCGAGCATCTGGCGGTTCACCTGGCCGCACTTTGGCCCGATGACGCAGGCAGTGCGATCCCCTACGCAGTATTCACTGGCGGCGAGCCGCTTCTGCAGCTGGACACGCCGTTGATCGACGCCATGCATGAGCATGGCTTCGAAGTCGCGGTGGAGACCAACGGTACCCTGCCCGCGCCCAGAGGCATCGACTGGCTATGTGTCAGCCCCAAGGGAACAAGCGAGCTGAAGATCCTCTCCGGTAATGAACTCAAGCTGGTCTATCCGCAGGCGGATGCTCCTCCAGAGCGGTTCGAATCCTTGGCATTCGACCATTTCTATCTTCAGCCCATGGATCTGCGCCCCCAGGGAATCGCCAACGATACGCTGTCGGATACGCTGGACTACTGCCTGACATCTCCCCAGTGGCGCCTTTCAATGCAGATACACAAGATTGCAGGATTCGCCTGA